In Phoenix dactylifera cultivar Barhee BC4 chromosome 11, palm_55x_up_171113_PBpolish2nd_filt_p, whole genome shotgun sequence, the following are encoded in one genomic region:
- the LOC103706810 gene encoding LOW QUALITY PROTEIN: NF-X1-type zinc finger protein NFXL1 (The sequence of the model RefSeq protein was modified relative to this genomic sequence to represent the inferred CDS: inserted 1 base in 1 codon) produces the protein MQPASFESSRPRNDRRTGGGGGPRPHHRAAAGGNRQEWVPRVSASSAASIHQPPSSGGDSINIPGPNLGHNRHRNHHPAGPAYVPLPAHPAEAPPDGADRGAVPQLVQEIQDKLAKGVVECMICYDMVRRSAPIWSCSSCFSIFHLPCIRKWARSPTSADISIPAAAPDGGGGGWRCPGCQSVQATLAKDLTYTCFCGCRRDPPNDFYLTPHSCGESCGKPLDKSPPSSAGDDDSRCPHVCVLQCHPGPCPPCKAFAPAGXCPCGKKTIVRRCSDRRSPLTCGQLCNHLLSCGRHRCNRVCHTGACSPCHALISASCFCKKKTEVVICGDTAVKGDLKEIDGLFSCDSICGRTFSCGNHHCNENCHPGPCGECELLPGKIKTCHCGKTELKEERESCLDPIPTCSGVCEKLLICGLHRCKETCHEGNCPPCLVQVDQKCRCGSSSRTVDCYKVSEERGNFVCDKPCGRKKNCGRHRCSERCCPLSKPGAQLSGDDWDPHLCSMPCEKKLRCGQHSCQLLCHSGHCPPCLETIFTDLTCACGKTSIPPPLPCGTPAPSCPHPCLFPQPCGHSASHTCHFGDCPPCSVPVAKECVGGHVLLRNIPCGSKDIRCNQLCGKTRQCGLHACARTCHPPPCDTSGLSGSGSVSGVKASCGQVCGAPRRDCKHTCTAPCHPSAPCPDLRCDFPVTITCSCGRITASVPCGAGGSTSGFLVDPMFEASIIQKLPVPLQPVEANGKKVPLGQRKLTCDEECAKLERKRVLAEAFDITPPNMDALHFGENTTASDLLADLFRREPKWVLAVEERFKFMVLGKAKGGASSGLRVHVFSHMSKEKRDAVRHIAERWKLSVQAAGWEPKRFLVVHVTPKSRPPARILNSKPGIPVTAPHPPAYDPLIDMDPRLVVAMLDLPRDADISALVLRFGGECELVWLNDKNALAVFGDPARAATALRRLDHGSPYQGAVVVLHNAGASGPLVSNAWGVGLRVGGVTAKSSNPWKKALASESDSWGGDWSGGPDAAVPVPVWRGNEAAPISASSNRWNVLNSDVGMNLMSSDSVEDRGSHPGLEGGVVMESRAGGLSSAGQGDGVGKVEMPEEVDDWEEAYE, from the exons ATGCAGCCGGCCTCCTTCGAGAGCTCCCGCCCCCGAAATGACCGGAGGACCGGTGGCGGCGGCGGACCCCGTCCTCACCACCGCGCCGCTGCTGGTGGAAACCGTCAGGAATGGGTCCCCCGCGTATCCGCCTCCTCCGCGGCCTCCATCCACCAGCCGCCGTCTTCCGGCGGTGATTCCATCAACATCCCCGGCCCTAATCTCGGGCACAACCGCCATCGGAACCACCACCCTGCCGGCCCGGCCTACGTGCCCCTCCCTGCGCACCCGGCGGAGGCGCCGCCGGACGGGGCGGATCGGGGCGCCGTGCCGCAGCTGGTCCAGGAGATCCAGGATAAGCTCGCGAAGGGGGTCGTGGAGTGCATGATCTGCTACGATATGGTCCGCCGATCTGCTCCGATTTGGTCGTGCTCCAGCTGCTTCTCGATCTTCCACCTCCCCTGCATCCGGAAGTGGGCCCGCTCCCCCACCTCGGCCGACATCTCCATCCCTGCTGCTGCCCCcgatggcggcggcggcgggtggCGGTGCCCCGGGTGCCAGTCGGTGCAGGCCACCCTGGCCAAGGATCTCACCTACACCTGCTTCTGTGGCTGCCGCCGTGATCCCCCCAATGATTTCTACCTCACCCCTCACTCGTGCGGCGAGTCCTGCGGGAAACCCCTCGACAAGAGTCCGCCGTCGTCTGCCGGGGATGACGACAGCCGGTGCCCCCACGTGTGTGTTCTCCAGTGCCACCCGGGCCCCTGCCCGCCCTGCAAGGCATTCGCCCCCGCCG CGTGCCCGTGTGGCAAGAAGACCATCGTCCGGCGGTGCTCCGATCGCAGGAGCCCATTAACCTGCGGCCAGCTGTGCAACCACCTCCTCTCCTGTGGCCGCCACCGCTGCAATCGTGTCTGCCACACCGGCGCTTGCAGCCCCTGCCATGCCCTCATCTCCGCCTCATGCTTCTGCAAGAAGAAGACCGAGGTTGTGATTTGCGGGGATACGGCGGTGAAGGGTGATCTCAAGGAGATCGACGGGCTTTTCTCATGTGATTCCATTTGTGGGCGCACTTTCTCTTGTGGGAATCACCACTGCAATGAGAATTGCCATCCGGGCCCGTGTGGGGAGTGTGAGCTCTTGCCCGGAAAGATCAAAACTTGCCACTGTGGAAAAACTGAATtgaaggaggagagggaaagTTGCTTGGATCCGATCCCTACCTGTTCAGGGGTTTGTGAAAAGCTCCTCATTTGTGGGCTTCATCGATGCAAAGAGACTTGCCATGAGGGGAACTGTCCGCCGTGTTTGGTTCAGGTCGATCAGAAATGCCGTTGTGGGTCATCGAGCCGGACTGTGGACTGCTACAAGGTTTCCGAAGAAAGGGGCAATTTTGTGTGTGATAAGCCATGTGGTCGGAAGAAGAACTGCGGGAGGCACCGGTGCAGCGAGCGCTGCTGCCCATTGTCCAAGCCTGGCGCCCAGCTCTCAGGGGATGATTGGGATCCACATCTTTGCTCGATGCCATGCGAGAAGAAGCTTCGATGTGGGCAGCACTCGTGCCAGCTGCTATGCCACAGTGGCCACTGCCCACCATGTCTTGAAACCATTTTTACTGATCTTACCTGTGCTTGTGGGAAGACATCGATCCCTCCGCCACTCCCTTGTGGCACTCCGGCCCCTTCATGCCCCCACCCTTGCTTGTTCCCCCAGCCTTGTGGGCACTCAGCCTCGCACACCTGCCATTTTGGGGATTGTCCACCATGTTCGGTCCCTGTGGCAAAGGAATGCGTTGGAGGGCATGTGCTGCTAAGAAACATACCTTGTGGATCGAAAGATATTCGTTGCAACCAGCTCTGCGGTAAGACTCGGCAATGTGGATTGCATGCTTGTGCGAGAACCTGCCATCCTCCTCCTTGTGATACTTCAGGTCTCTCTGGCTCTGGCTCTGTCTCTGGGGTGAAGGCTTCATGTGGGCAGGTCTGTGGTGCTCCTAGGAGGGATTGCAAGCACACTTGCACTGCTCCATGTCATCCTTCAGCACCCTGCCCCGATCTCAGGTGTGATTTCCCTGTTACCATCACTTGTTCTTGTGGCCGGATAACTGCCAGTGTGCCCTGTGGAGCTGGAGGCAGCACAAGTGGGTTCCTTGTAGACCCAATGTTTGAAGCCTCTATCATTCAGAAGCTCCCTGTTCCCTTACAGCCAGTGGAAGCCAATGGGAAGAAGGTGCCTCTTGGACAGAGGAAGCTCACCTGTGATGAGGAGTGTGCGAAGCTGGAGAGGAAACGGGTCCTTGCGGAGGCATTTGACATAACTCCCCCTAACATGGATGCCTTGCATTTTGGTGAGAACACTACAGCATCAGACTTGCTTGCTGACCTCTTCAGACGAGAACCGAAGTGGGTGTTGGCTGTGGAAGAGAGGTTCAAGTTCATGGTGCTTGGAAAAGCCAAGGGAGGTGCATCAAGTGGCCTCAGAGTCCATGTCTTCAGTCATATGTCGAAGGAGAAGAGAGATGCTGTTAGGCATATAGCTGAGAGATGGAAACTCTCAGTCCAAGCAGCAGGTTGGGAGCCGAAGCGGTTCCTAGTAGTTCATGTTACacccaagtccaggcctcctgCTCGGATCCTGAACTCTAAACCCGGCATTCCAGTAACTGCTCCCCATCCACCGGCTTATGATCCCCTGATCGACATGGATCCTAGGCTTGTCGTTGCAATGCTAGACTTGCCAAGGGATGCAGATATAAGTGCATTAGTTCTGAGGTTTGGTGGAGAATGTGAGCTGGTGTGGTTGAATGACAAGAATGCTTTAGCTGTTTTCGGGGATCCAGCAAGGGCGGCGACTGCTCTAAGGCGGTTGGATCATGGGTCTCCTTACCAGGGTGCTGTAGTGGTTCTTCATAATGCTGGGGCATCAGGTCCTTTGGTGAGTAATGCATGGGGAGTGGGATTGAGGGTAGGGGGAGTGACTGCAAAGAGCAGCAATCCATGGAAGAAGGCTCTTGCCTCAGAATCGGATTCATGGGGTGGGGACTGGTCTGGTGGGCCTGATGCAGCAGTGCCTGTGCCTGTGTGGAGAGGGAACGAAGCTGCCCCAATCTCAGCTTCCTCAAACCGGTGGAATGTTCTCAATTCAGATGTGGGTATGAATTTGATGTCATCTGACTCAGTGGAGGATCGTGGTTCACATCCTGGGTTGGAAGGTGGTGTGGTGATGGAATCAAGAGCAGGTGGTTTAAGTTCAGCAGGGCAGGGTGATGGAGTTGGTAAGGTAGAGATGCCTGAAGAGGTGGATGATTGGGAAGAAGCTTATGAGTAA